The following proteins come from a genomic window of Dreissena polymorpha isolate Duluth1 chromosome 1, UMN_Dpol_1.0, whole genome shotgun sequence:
- the LOC127880188 gene encoding uncharacterized protein LOC127880188: MSDLPEDRVEEASPFSYVGVDVFGPWEVVARRTRGGHAASKRWAVLFTCLVLRAVHIEVLEDLSSSAFTNALRRFVSVRGKVKMYRSDRGTNFVGAIDNIQVTAINVEDESVKGYLKKSGSVWVFNSPHSSHMGGVWERMIGVARRILEAMLLGVKSLSHDVLVTLMAEVSAIINSRPIVPVSNDPEVPDVLSPSALLTQKLECDQVSLGNMDVKDLYRSQWQQVQYLANQFWVRWRKEYLQSLQGRRIWHEDHDPLRVGDVVLLRDAEVARNFWPMARLTRTFPSQDGCVRKVEVCVAKDKQKVFYTRPVVELVLLVSAGSS, encoded by the coding sequence ATGTCTGACTTACCTGAGGATAGGGTAGAGGAAGCATCACCCTTTAGCTATGTAGGTGTTGATGTTTTTGGCCCTTGGGAGGTGGTAGCTAGGCGGACCAGGGGTGGACATGCAGCTTCCAAGAGATGGGCTGTTCTGTTCACGTGTTTGGTTTTAAGGGCTGTCCATATTGAGGTTTTAGAGGATTTATCTTCTTCAGCCTTTACAAATGCTCTCCGTAGGTTTGTTTCGGTCCGAGGCAAGGTCAAAATGTATCGCTCGGATCGTGGTACTAACTTTGTTGGGGCCATTGATAACATTCAAGTTACAGCCATTAATGTAGAGGATGAAAGTGTAAAGGGATATCTTAAGAAGTCTGGTTCAGTCTGGGTATTCAACAGCCCTCATAGTTCACATATGGGAGGGGTCTGGGAACGGATGATAGGTGTTGCACGTCGGATCTTAGAAGCAATGTTACTTGGAGTGAAGAGCTTGTCTCATGATGTACTTGTGACCTTGATGGCTGAAGTGTCAGCTATCATCAATTCGCGCCCTATAGTGCCAGTCTCAAATGACCCTGAGGTCCCTGATGTGTTAAGCCCTTCCGCTCTTCTCACTCAAAAGTTGGAGTGTGATCAAGTGTCCCTTGGTAACATGGATGTTAAAGATTTGTACAGAAGTCAATGGCAGCAAGTGCAGTATCTTGCTAATCAGTTTTGGGTCCGTTGGAGAAAAGAATATCTCCAGTCCTTGCAAGGTCGTAGGATTTGGCATGAAGATCATGACCCTCTTAGGGTGGGCGATGTCGTACTTCTACGAGATGCAGAAGTTGCTCGAAACTTTTGGCCTATGGCCAGATTAACGAGAACATTTCCAAGTCAAGATGGTTGTGTCCGCAAAGTGGAGGTCTGTGTTGCTAAAGACAAACAGAAGGTCTTTTATACTAGACCAGTTGTTGAGTTGGTGCTGCTTGTTAGTGCAGGCTCCAGTTAA
- the LOC127833706 gene encoding uncharacterized protein LOC127833706 codes for MAETTAFADDETALRHGEELVSRLPTLAYYARNTPTETIRRRRGIINRVDVGDRRRTTTIRVRFTALDRPDYRTTAGIDMGKLLSKGLGRRPESSVILPMASTYDDLKRKAHELFPVLDGMAFDLVGETGQYVVAFGCQYNTWCDKKQQQRSRVLPSLGFARYLYIDRERDHVAR; via the exons ATGGCCGAGACGACAGCATTTGCAGACGATGAAACGGCGTTACGACACGGCGAGGAGCTGGTGTCGAGACTGCCAACTCTTGCGTACTACGCGAGAAACACCCCAACAGAAACCATTCGACGAAGGAGGGGAATAATAAACCGGGTCGATGTTGGCGACAGAAGGCGGACAACAACAATCAGAGTCCGATTTACGGCCCTTGACAGACCAGATTACAGGACTACCGCTGGGATTGACATGGGCAAGCTTTTGTCCAAGGGCTTGG GGAGGCGACCGGAGAGCAGTGTCATTTTGCCTATGGCATCAACGTATGACGACCTGAAGAGGAAGGCCCACGAGCTGTTCCCTGTACTGGACGGGATGGCCTTCGACCTAGTAGGGGAAACGGGGCAATACGTTGTTGCCTTTGGATGCCAGTACAACACTTGGTGCGATAAGAAGCAGCAACAGAGGAGCAGAGTTCTTCCGTCTTTGGGTTTTGCCAGATACCTATATATCGACAGAG aACGCGACCATGTGGCCAGATGA